One genomic segment of Novisyntrophococcus fermenticellae includes these proteins:
- the hpf gene encoding ribosome hibernation-promoting factor, HPF/YfiA family, producing MNIIISGKNIEVTEAIRSAVIEKLGKLEKYFTPDTDVQVTLSVEKERQKIEVTIPVKGRLIRSEQVSNDMYVSIDLVEEVIERQLRKYKSKIIDKKQDITNFQKSFVENEYLEDEDIKIIRTKKFGMKPMFPEDACVQMELLGHNFFVFRNAETNDVNVVYKRKGDTYGLIEPEC from the coding sequence ATGAATATTATTATTAGTGGAAAAAATATTGAAGTGACAGAGGCTATTCGTTCCGCTGTCATAGAGAAGTTAGGCAAACTTGAAAAATATTTTACTCCTGATACAGATGTACAGGTAACTTTGAGCGTTGAAAAAGAAAGACAGAAGATCGAGGTCACAATTCCGGTGAAGGGCCGGTTGATTCGTTCTGAACAGGTCAGCAACGACATGTATGTATCCATTGATCTGGTAGAAGAAGTAATCGAAAGACAGCTTCGTAAATATAAAAGTAAAATTATCGATAAAAAGCAGGATATAACCAACTTCCAGAAATCATTTGTTGAAAATGAATACCTGGAAGATGAGGATATCAAAATAATCAGAACAAAAAAATTCGGAATGAAGCCAATGTTTCCGGAGGATGCCTGTGTTCAGATGGAACTTCTTGGACATAATTTCTTCGTGTTCCGCAATGCCGAGACTAATGATGTGAATGTGGTTTATAAGCGAAAAGGGGATACCTACGGACTTATTGAGCCGGAATGTTAA
- the dapB gene encoding 4-hydroxy-tetrahydrodipicolinate reductase, with protein sequence MIKVIMHGCNGHMGKVISELSEDDENVEIAAGIDRADTKAYSFPVYTQIFECNVEADVMIDFSSYKASNHVLKYCGQRKLPLVLCTTGLTAEQLDLIQETSKKTAILRSANMSLGINALLKLIQDAAKVLATAGFDMEIVEKHHKLKCDAPSGTAIAMADSLNQAMDKQYHYCFDRSQRHEPRDSKEIGISSVRGGTIVGEHDVIFAGPDEVITFSHQAYSKSVFGKGAIEAAKFLAGKPAGMYDMSDVIAG encoded by the coding sequence ATGATAAAAGTGATAATGCATGGCTGCAACGGCCATATGGGAAAAGTTATTTCCGAACTCTCAGAAGATGATGAGAATGTGGAAATTGCTGCCGGCATAGATAGAGCGGACACAAAAGCGTATAGCTTTCCTGTATATACGCAGATTTTTGAATGTAACGTGGAAGCGGATGTTATGATTGACTTCTCTTCCTATAAAGCTTCCAATCATGTGCTGAAGTACTGTGGGCAGCGAAAACTGCCCCTGGTGCTTTGCACCACCGGACTGACAGCAGAGCAGCTTGACCTGATTCAGGAAACCAGTAAAAAGACAGCGATTCTTCGCTCAGCCAATATGTCTCTTGGAATTAATGCATTATTAAAGCTGATTCAGGATGCAGCCAAGGTTTTGGCTACAGCTGGATTTGACATGGAAATTGTAGAAAAACATCATAAATTAAAATGTGATGCACCAAGTGGCACGGCGATTGCGATGGCAGACAGTCTGAATCAGGCTATGGACAAGCAATACCATTATTGCTTTGACCGCAGTCAGAGACATGAGCCAAGAGATTCAAAAGAAATCGGCATTTCTTCTGTTCGCGGCGGAACAATTGTAGGAGAGCATGATGTTATCTTTGCAGGACCAGACGAAGTGATTACATTCTCTCATCAGGCATATTCAAAAAGTGTTTTTGGAAAAGGTGCGATAGAGGCAGCTAAATTTTTGGCCGGTAAACCAGCAGGTATGTACGACATGAGTGATGTCATTGCCGGTTAA
- a CDS encoding S66 family peptidase — MRYPEFLKNGGTIGFVAPSFGCQTEPYRTAFQNAQSKLEKEGYRLQLGPNCYEGRGTGISNTPKLCGDEFTEQYCAKTSDVLISCGGGELMCEILDYVDFNRVNNTEPKWFMGYSDNTNLTFLLPTICDVAAIYGPCAPAFGMDPWHPAIWDALRLLGGKKLKITGYDSWERESGKDEEHPLEPYHVSEPKILKCFPETKHVKFEGRLLGGCMDCLVNLTGTKYDHVKKFNERYQEEGVIWFLESCDLNVVGIRRAIWQMIHAGWFEHPKGFLIGRPYCFGQEMFGLDQYRAVYELLEPFQVPIVMDVDLGHLPPMLPVISGGYAAIEIRDNNLTIDMQMK, encoded by the coding sequence ATGAGATATCCTGAATTTTTAAAAAACGGGGGAACAATCGGCTTTGTAGCTCCCTCTTTTGGGTGTCAGACCGAACCTTACAGGACGGCTTTTCAAAATGCACAGAGTAAGCTTGAAAAAGAAGGGTATCGTCTGCAGCTGGGGCCTAACTGCTATGAAGGACGAGGAACTGGAATCAGTAATACGCCAAAGCTATGCGGAGATGAATTCACTGAGCAGTATTGTGCCAAAACCAGTGATGTGCTTATTTCATGCGGCGGTGGTGAACTGATGTGTGAGATTCTGGATTACGTGGATTTCAACAGGGTAAATAATACTGAGCCAAAATGGTTCATGGGATATTCCGACAATACGAATTTGACCTTTTTACTGCCTACAATTTGCGATGTGGCAGCTATCTATGGCCCCTGTGCACCAGCTTTTGGGATGGATCCATGGCATCCGGCCATCTGGGATGCATTGCGCCTGTTAGGCGGGAAGAAACTGAAGATAACCGGATATGACAGCTGGGAGAGAGAATCCGGAAAGGATGAGGAACATCCGCTTGAACCGTATCATGTATCAGAACCAAAAATATTAAAGTGTTTTCCTGAAACTAAGCACGTGAAGTTTGAAGGAAGACTGTTGGGCGGATGTATGGATTGCTTGGTTAATCTGACTGGTACAAAGTATGATCATGTGAAGAAGTTCAATGAAAGATATCAGGAAGAGGGGGTAATCTGGTTTCTGGAATCCTGCGATTTGAATGTTGTAGGGATCCGAAGAGCAATCTGGCAGATGATACATGCCGGATGGTTCGAACATCCAAAGGGCTTTCTGATAGGAAGACCATATTGTTTCGGGCAGGAAATGTTCGGACTTGACCAGTATCGGGCGGTATATGAATTGCTGGAACCTTTCCAGGTTCCTATCGTGATGGATGTGGATCTGGGGCATTTGCCTCCGATGCTGCCTGTAATAAGCGGCGGGTATGCGGCTATAGAGATCCGGGACAACAATCTTACTATAGATATGCAGATGAAATAA
- a CDS encoding single-stranded DNA-binding protein, protein MADKIIENNQVQIMGEIGSQFTFSHQVFGEGFYLVDIMVKRLSDSEDIIPVMISERLIDVTQDYEGEYIMVTGQFRSYNRHEEKKNRLVLSVFAREISFIEEEDDSVKSNQIFLDGYICKPPVYRKTPLGREIADLLIAVNRPYGKSDYIPCICWGRNARYASVFSVGGHVLIWGRIQSREYIKRISETESEKRIAYEVSVSKLEYVDQG, encoded by the coding sequence ATGGCAGATAAGATTATTGAAAACAATCAGGTACAAATTATGGGCGAAATCGGATCACAATTTACTTTCAGTCACCAGGTCTTCGGGGAGGGATTCTATCTGGTCGATATCATGGTTAAACGTCTGAGCGATTCTGAAGATATAATTCCGGTTATGATATCAGAACGGCTTATTGATGTGACGCAGGATTACGAAGGCGAATACATAATGGTAACAGGCCAATTCCGTTCATACAACAGGCACGAGGAAAAAAAGAACCGCCTGGTGCTGTCCGTCTTTGCGCGGGAAATAAGTTTTATAGAAGAGGAAGATGATTCCGTCAAATCCAACCAGATTTTTCTGGATGGTTACATATGCAAGCCCCCCGTATATCGGAAGACACCGTTAGGAAGGGAGATTGCAGATCTGCTTATAGCGGTCAACCGGCCGTATGGAAAATCAGATTATATTCCATGTATCTGCTGGGGAAGAAATGCCCGTTACGCGTCTGTTTTTTCAGTAGGTGGACACGTACTGATCTGGGGCAGAATTCAGAGCAGAGAATATATAAAACGTATCAGTGAGACTGAATCAGAAAAAAGAATTGCTTACGAAGTGTCTGTAAGCAAACTCGAATATGTGGATCAGGGATGA
- the typA gene encoding translational GTPase TypA, whose product MKIQRNDVRNVAIIAHVDHGKTTLVDELLKQSGVFRANQEVQERVMDSNDIERERGITILSKNTAVYYKKTKINIIDTPGHADFGGEVERVLKMVNGVILLVDAFEGAMPQTKFVLQKALDLNLRVIVCINKIDRPEARPEEVVDEVLELLMDLDASDEQLDCPFLYASAKSGYAVSNLEDEPKDMTPLFETIMDYIPAPEGDPEKGTQVLISTIDYNEYVGRIGVGKVDNGKIAVNQEVMLLNHHDPDKKKKVKISKLYEFDGLNKVEVTEATIGSIVAISGISEIHIGDTLCDPSNPESIPFQKISEPTIAMNFMVNDSPMAGQEGKFITSRHLRDRLYRELNTDVSLRVEDTDSPDCFKVSGRGELHLSVLIENMRREGYEFAVSKAEVLYHTDERGHRLEPMEIAYVDVPEEFSGSVIQRLSERKGELQGMSPTSDGNTRLEFEIPARGLIGFRGDFMTMTKGQGILNTSFDDYAPYKGEIKFRKQGSLIAFESGESVTYGLFSAQDRGTLFIGPGEKVYGGMVIGQNGKAEDIELNICKTKHLTNTRSSSADEALKLTPPKVLSLEQALEFIDNDELLEVTPKNLRIRKRILDSKLRKRSNLK is encoded by the coding sequence ATGAAAATCCAAAGAAATGATGTAAGAAATGTTGCGATTATTGCCCACGTAGACCACGGCAAAACCACCTTGGTGGATGAGCTGCTGAAACAAAGCGGTGTATTCCGGGCAAATCAAGAAGTTCAGGAACGTGTAATGGACTCCAATGATATCGAGCGCGAGCGCGGTATTACCATATTGTCCAAAAACACGGCTGTATATTACAAGAAAACCAAAATTAATATTATTGATACACCGGGACATGCGGATTTTGGAGGAGAAGTTGAACGTGTACTGAAGATGGTAAACGGAGTAATCCTCCTGGTGGATGCTTTTGAAGGAGCTATGCCCCAGACAAAATTTGTTCTTCAGAAAGCCCTGGACCTAAACTTAAGGGTGATTGTCTGCATCAATAAGATTGACAGACCGGAAGCACGCCCAGAGGAGGTCGTAGATGAGGTTCTGGAGCTTTTGATGGATCTGGATGCCTCCGATGAGCAGCTCGACTGCCCGTTTTTATATGCTTCAGCAAAATCCGGATACGCAGTGTCGAATCTGGAGGATGAGCCAAAGGACATGACTCCTTTGTTCGAGACAATTATGGATTATATACCGGCGCCTGAAGGGGATCCTGAAAAAGGGACCCAGGTTCTGATCAGTACCATTGATTACAATGAATATGTGGGACGTATCGGTGTGGGTAAGGTGGACAACGGCAAGATTGCAGTGAATCAGGAAGTCATGCTCCTGAACCACCATGATCCTGATAAAAAGAAAAAAGTGAAAATCAGTAAACTCTATGAGTTTGATGGGCTGAATAAGGTAGAGGTTACGGAAGCCACGATCGGTTCTATCGTAGCTATCTCCGGAATTTCTGAAATCCATATCGGGGATACCTTGTGTGACCCCTCGAATCCGGAATCCATACCCTTCCAGAAAATTTCCGAACCAACCATCGCTATGAACTTTATGGTCAATGATTCCCCTATGGCCGGTCAGGAAGGTAAGTTTATCACCTCTCGTCACTTGCGTGACAGGCTTTACCGTGAATTAAACACAGATGTCAGCCTTCGCGTTGAAGATACGGACTCTCCTGATTGCTTTAAGGTTTCCGGACGTGGAGAACTGCATCTTTCCGTACTGATTGAAAATATGCGCCGTGAGGGTTACGAGTTTGCCGTCAGTAAGGCAGAGGTTCTTTATCATACCGATGAAAGGGGACATAGGCTGGAGCCTATGGAAATCGCTTATGTAGATGTTCCTGAAGAGTTTTCCGGTTCTGTGATTCAGCGGTTAAGCGAGCGTAAAGGCGAGCTTCAGGGCATGAGTCCCACCAGCGATGGCAACACCCGTCTTGAATTCGAGATACCCGCCCGGGGATTGATTGGGTTCCGTGGGGATTTTATGACTATGACAAAGGGACAGGGAATTTTAAATACTTCCTTTGATGATTATGCCCCTTATAAGGGAGAAATCAAGTTTCGTAAACAAGGTTCCCTGATTGCTTTCGAAAGTGGTGAATCCGTAACATATGGTCTGTTTTCTGCTCAGGATCGTGGAACATTGTTCATAGGACCCGGTGAGAAAGTATACGGAGGTATGGTAATCGGCCAGAACGGCAAGGCTGAGGACATCGAACTGAATATCTGCAAAACAAAACATCTGACCAATACCCGTTCTTCCTCTGCAGACGAAGCTCTGAAACTGACTCCTCCCAAGGTACTTTCTCTTGAGCAGGCACTTGAATTCATCGATAATGATGAATTACTGGAGGTTACACCAAAGAATCTTCGTATCAGGAAACGGATTTTAGACTCTAAACTGAGAAAACGTTCAAATTTGAAATAG
- a CDS encoding peptidase associated/transthyretin-like domain-containing protein yields the protein MEEQKNHRKLSPILWFKGLSPWICGLLLNVAVMLLLVLIFFMAGSYIYGPAKTARGYYEAKLAEDWNAVYDNCKFPDSRFLSRQIFVNAMSYQENGTSAEIKPPEITSYMMRKKQDNGNRATYQVNYSLKDDGDAYIESIALERGSSVLKVFNNWYVLPESLYIKDVSITVPEGARLTIDGVDVLKELKKESEVSDRATYNIPYLFRGYHTIELEESGKDTYRKIFELDEKKALEFIPELQLNNKSGKEICEQAEKAIDGIYTAAAAHKDFKEISSFFASDTKMQNSAPKSYEELVSEFSTRKTPGISTLSVTRVTTSVQNKEDAMQVEIELSYTAERVRKRFFFFYNTENYSDSAKLKAQVTKEGEHWVFEEGIIP from the coding sequence ATGGAAGAACAGAAGAACCATCGGAAACTTTCTCCAATCCTGTGGTTTAAAGGTCTGTCGCCCTGGATATGTGGGCTGCTTCTGAATGTGGCAGTTATGCTGCTCCTGGTATTGATCTTTTTCATGGCGGGAAGTTATATCTATGGTCCGGCCAAGACAGCCAGAGGGTATTACGAAGCAAAATTGGCAGAGGATTGGAATGCAGTCTATGATAACTGCAAATTTCCGGATTCCCGCTTTTTGAGCAGACAGATTTTTGTTAACGCAATGTCGTATCAAGAGAACGGGACATCTGCAGAGATCAAACCCCCCGAGATTACTTCGTATATGATGAGGAAGAAGCAGGATAATGGGAACCGTGCCACGTACCAGGTGAATTACTCCCTAAAGGATGATGGAGATGCTTATATTGAAAGTATAGCTTTGGAAAGAGGCAGCAGCGTACTTAAGGTATTTAATAACTGGTATGTGTTGCCGGAAAGTCTCTATATAAAAGATGTAAGCATTACTGTCCCGGAGGGAGCCAGACTTACCATAGATGGAGTTGATGTGCTAAAAGAGCTAAAGAAAGAGTCTGAGGTATCGGATCGGGCAACTTATAATATCCCCTATTTGTTTCGCGGATATCACACCATAGAGTTGGAAGAGTCAGGAAAAGACACATATAGAAAGATTTTTGAGTTAGATGAAAAGAAGGCACTGGAGTTTATACCGGAACTGCAGCTGAATAATAAATCAGGAAAAGAGATATGTGAGCAGGCGGAGAAAGCAATTGATGGAATTTATACTGCCGCCGCCGCCCATAAGGATTTCAAAGAAATAAGTTCATTCTTTGCCAGTGATACAAAGATGCAGAATTCAGCCCCAAAATCATATGAGGAGTTAGTTTCTGAATTCTCAACGCGTAAAACCCCAGGAATATCCACATTAAGTGTTACAAGGGTCACTACGTCTGTTCAGAATAAAGAGGATGCTATGCAAGTGGAAATTGAACTGAGTTATACTGCGGAAAGGGTACGGAAGCGTTTTTTCTTTTTCTACAATACGGAAAACTATTCCGACAGCGCAAAACTGAAGGCTCAGGTGACGAAGGAGGGTGAGCACTGGGTATTTGAGGAGGGAATTATCCCATAG
- a CDS encoding manganese efflux pump MntP — protein MSFGELFILAVGLSMDAFAVAVCKGLCFRKIKFGNALTVGLWFGIFQAGMPVIGYILGVQFREQISAVDHWIAFVLLGLIGANMIKEACAKEDCEGVCSADEDMELNPKSMLMLAIATSIDALAVGITFAFLNVSIVPAVSLIGVITLVCSTAGVYIGHAFGARLKSKAELGGGIILVLMGFKILMEHLGILSF, from the coding sequence ATGAGTTTTGGTGAATTATTTATACTTGCAGTGGGTCTGTCTATGGATGCATTCGCAGTGGCGGTCTGTAAGGGCTTATGCTTTAGGAAAATTAAGTTTGGTAATGCTTTGACTGTAGGGCTGTGGTTTGGCATATTTCAGGCAGGTATGCCGGTAATCGGCTATATCCTGGGTGTTCAGTTCCGTGAACAGATTTCCGCTGTTGATCATTGGATTGCATTTGTGCTCCTTGGATTAATTGGTGCAAACATGATAAAGGAAGCCTGCGCAAAAGAGGACTGCGAAGGGGTCTGTTCTGCAGATGAGGACATGGAGCTCAATCCAAAATCTATGCTTATGCTGGCAATTGCAACCAGTATCGATGCACTGGCTGTGGGAATCACTTTTGCATTTTTAAATGTTTCTATTGTACCTGCAGTGTCTCTCATCGGGGTAATCACGCTGGTCTGTTCTACGGCAGGGGTCTATATTGGACATGCTTTTGGAGCAAGGCTGAAATCAAAGGCGGAGCTGGGTGGAGGCATCATTCTTGTTTTGATGGGATTTAAGATACTTATGGAACATCTTGGAATTTTATCTTTCTGA
- a CDS encoding alanine/glycine:cation symporter family protein produces the protein MEAIIRFINNCFAFFGPLSDFLWEFPTNFDWYAGIPVLGSLPFAIILLVGSGIYFSFRLGFIQVTGFKKGIKILTDKRTVHTGISPLAAFFLSTAMRVGPGNIIGVTGAIAVGGPGALFWMWVSAFFGMATAYMEAVLAQIFKEKKEDEYIGGLPFYGRKLLGNKVWIGVSLSVLYILYALCCLPAQGFNVVSSIGRMGEIISGKTIASQSVFYYVLSFIVVVGTAVIAYGGIKKITKITDKMVPVMAVVYVLTVLILILVNINRVPFFFKSVFGGAFKPEAFFGGVFGTVLAQGVKRGLMSNEAGQGTITMSAAAADAKHPCEQGLVASIGVFLDTIVICTLTGFVVIMAHCWTGADSAAWSEMDKLPKFTASVAELTPGTAFNAVMSFLVTLCFCLFAYTTLLGMVSFSEIVANRINKSKRFISVIRALALFTMAFGILCNIAGLELGNLWAFSDLGNILIVIANVPILYVGANSVFKATRHFRKNDGTPFNSQVIGREDCSFWDEKDNIHGKAD, from the coding sequence ATGGAAGCTATTATCAGGTTTATCAATAATTGTTTTGCTTTTTTTGGACCATTGTCAGATTTTCTATGGGAATTTCCGACTAATTTCGACTGGTATGCAGGAATACCTGTTTTAGGGAGTTTGCCATTTGCGATTATTTTACTGGTGGGATCAGGAATTTACTTTTCTTTCAGGCTGGGTTTTATCCAAGTTACCGGCTTTAAAAAGGGAATAAAAATTCTGACCGACAAACGTACAGTTCATACAGGAATCTCTCCGCTGGCGGCATTTTTTTTAAGTACTGCCATGCGCGTCGGACCAGGTAATATCATCGGAGTTACAGGTGCAATTGCAGTTGGTGGACCGGGAGCCCTTTTCTGGATGTGGGTTTCTGCATTTTTTGGAATGGCCACTGCTTATATGGAGGCTGTTCTGGCTCAGATTTTCAAGGAAAAGAAAGAGGATGAATATATAGGCGGACTCCCATTCTACGGGAGAAAGCTGTTAGGAAATAAGGTCTGGATTGGCGTCTCACTATCTGTACTATACATATTATATGCGCTTTGTTGTCTTCCGGCCCAGGGCTTCAATGTAGTTTCCTCTATTGGGCGGATGGGAGAAATTATATCAGGCAAAACGATTGCTTCCCAGTCAGTTTTTTATTATGTATTGAGCTTCATAGTGGTGGTAGGTACCGCCGTGATTGCATATGGCGGCATTAAGAAGATTACAAAGATTACGGATAAGATGGTGCCGGTAATGGCTGTTGTTTATGTACTGACTGTTTTGATTTTGATACTGGTTAATATTAATCGTGTTCCTTTTTTCTTTAAAAGCGTATTTGGTGGTGCATTTAAGCCTGAAGCCTTTTTTGGAGGTGTATTTGGTACAGTCCTGGCACAAGGGGTAAAGCGTGGACTGATGTCCAACGAAGCCGGACAGGGTACGATTACCATGTCGGCTGCGGCGGCAGATGCAAAGCATCCCTGTGAACAGGGGCTGGTGGCATCTATTGGAGTATTTTTGGATACTATTGTAATATGTACTCTGACGGGATTCGTGGTGATCATGGCTCACTGCTGGACCGGCGCGGATTCCGCAGCCTGGTCTGAGATGGATAAACTCCCTAAGTTTACGGCATCCGTGGCCGAACTGACTCCGGGAACTGCATTTAATGCGGTAATGTCTTTTCTTGTGACTTTGTGTTTTTGCCTGTTTGCATATACAACATTACTTGGTATGGTGAGCTTTTCGGAAATTGTTGCAAACAGAATTAATAAAAGTAAAAGGTTCATCAGTGTCATTCGTGCATTGGCGTTATTCACTATGGCATTCGGTATTCTCTGTAATATTGCAGGCCTGGAATTAGGAAACCTGTGGGCGTTTTCTGATTTGGGAAATATTCTGATTGTGATAGCCAATGTCCCTATTCTTTATGTGGGTGCAAACAGTGTATTTAAGGCCACAAGACATTTCAGGAAGAATGATGGTACTCCATTTAATTCTCAGGTAATAGGCAGGGAGGATTGCAGTTTTTGGGATGAGAAGGATAATATACACGGAAAAGCTGATTGA
- the dapA gene encoding 4-hydroxy-tetrahydrodipicolinate synthase, with translation MAIFKGAGVAIVTPMKANGDVNFEKLSEIIEDQIAGQTDAIIICGTTGESSTLTHEEHLEVIRHCIKQVAKRVPVIAGTGSNCTETAIYLSKEAEEAGADAVLLVTPYYNKATQKGLIAHYTAVANSISLPVVLYNVPSRTGCNLAPATVAALVRDVENIVGIKEASGDISQVAQLMHLTEGKIELYSGNDDQVVPLLSLGGIGVISVVSNVAPKYMHDMVMKYLDGDMQGSMKMQLDAIPLCKALFCEVNPIPVKAAMNMQGKEVGPLRSPLTEMEPENQKLLKNIMKDMGIL, from the coding sequence ATGGCTATATTTAAAGGAGCGGGTGTTGCGATTGTAACTCCGATGAAGGCCAATGGAGATGTGAACTTTGAAAAACTTTCAGAAATTATAGAGGATCAGATTGCAGGACAGACGGATGCAATTATAATCTGCGGCACTACCGGAGAGTCTTCTACCCTCACACATGAGGAGCATCTGGAGGTGATCCGGCATTGTATCAAACAGGTGGCAAAGCGCGTACCTGTAATTGCAGGTACCGGTTCTAACTGTACAGAAACAGCAATCTATCTTTCAAAGGAAGCCGAAGAAGCAGGTGCTGATGCGGTACTTCTGGTTACGCCTTATTATAACAAGGCAACACAGAAGGGATTGATTGCTCATTATACAGCAGTTGCAAATTCGATTTCTCTTCCTGTGGTTCTATACAATGTACCAAGCAGAACAGGCTGTAATCTGGCGCCCGCAACGGTGGCGGCACTGGTTCGTGATGTGGAGAATATTGTAGGAATTAAAGAGGCCAGCGGAGACATTTCCCAGGTGGCACAACTGATGCACCTGACAGAGGGGAAAATTGAACTGTACTCGGGTAACGATGATCAGGTTGTTCCGCTTTTGTCGCTCGGAGGAATCGGAGTAATCTCTGTGGTGTCCAATGTTGCACCCAAATACATGCATGATATGGTTATGAAATATCTGGATGGGGATATGCAGGGAAGCATGAAGATGCAGTTGGATGCTATTCCACTGTGTAAAGCCTTGTTCTGTGAAGTAAATCCGATTCCGGTAAAAGCAGCTATGAATATGCAGGGTAAAGAGGTTGGGCCTCTTCGTTCTCCTCTTACGGAGATGGAACCGGAAAATCAGAAATTACTGAAGAATATCATGAAGGATATGGGAATCTTATGA
- a CDS encoding polysaccharide deacetylase family protein, protein MDKERLRKIVERNRRVTLIQNCIKVGICVVVTLVIVTAGWKAAEPFVKRTGVPVAGSPMPLIQVQAGTNNLEDGSGDAAKQPLAEGLRITSDTPGWQVNEHGWWYAADTQSMYTNGWLTIDEQKYHFGSDGYMDTGWTPIGGEGYYFNDNGTYDPGRDKEKVIAMTFDDGPGPYTNTLLDVLEQNDAKATFFMQGINVERYGADTIPRMVQLGCMLGNHSYNHPNLKAAGAEVAQQQFDQTDQLIAQYNNGTGAEAIRFPFGEYTKELAEATGRSCWFWNLDTRDWETKNVDSDIAAVLDHAGGGDIILMHDIHEASVTACQTIIPELKNRGFDLVTVKELAASRGYETESGVTYFGFTDKNLENDTATDKNR, encoded by the coding sequence ATGGATAAGGAAAGACTAAGGAAAATCGTGGAGCGGAATCGCAGAGTTACTTTGATACAGAATTGTATAAAAGTTGGAATCTGCGTTGTTGTAACTCTGGTAATCGTAACTGCCGGATGGAAAGCGGCTGAGCCCTTTGTCAAAAGGACAGGTGTTCCCGTTGCCGGAAGTCCGATGCCTTTGATTCAGGTCCAGGCAGGTACGAATAATCTGGAGGATGGATCCGGCGATGCGGCGAAGCAGCCGCTTGCGGAGGGTCTCAGGATAACAAGTGATACCCCCGGATGGCAGGTGAATGAGCATGGATGGTGGTATGCTGCGGATACTCAAAGTATGTATACGAATGGATGGCTGACAATTGATGAGCAGAAGTATCATTTTGGCAGTGATGGATACATGGATACAGGTTGGACGCCTATCGGAGGTGAAGGGTATTATTTCAATGACAACGGAACTTATGATCCCGGCAGGGATAAGGAAAAAGTTATTGCGATGACATTTGATGACGGACCGGGGCCATACACGAACACCTTACTTGACGTACTGGAACAGAATGATGCGAAGGCAACTTTTTTCATGCAGGGAATTAATGTAGAACGTTACGGTGCCGATACAATTCCAAGAATGGTACAGTTAGGATGTATGCTTGGAAACCATTCTTATAATCACCCTAACCTGAAGGCTGCAGGTGCGGAGGTGGCACAGCAGCAGTTTGATCAGACGGATCAGCTGATTGCGCAGTATAATAATGGCACAGGTGCAGAGGCGATTCGTTTTCCTTTTGGTGAGTACACCAAAGAGCTTGCTGAAGCTACTGGCAGATCCTGCTGGTTTTGGAACCTGGACACACGAGATTGGGAGACGAAGAATGTTGATTCCGATATAGCAGCCGTTTTGGACCATGCAGGTGGCGGGGATATCATCTTGATGCATGATATTCATGAAGCTTCCGTGACTGCCTGTCAGACGATTATACCGGAGCTTAAGAACCGGGGATTTGATTTGGTAACTGTAAAAGAGCTGGCGGCTTCCAGAGGATATGAAACCGAATCAGGTGTTACATATTTTGGATTTACTGATAAAAACCTGGAAAATGATACCGCTACAGATAAAAACCGATAA